The Acinonyx jubatus isolate Ajub_Pintada_27869175 chromosome B3, VMU_Ajub_asm_v1.0, whole genome shotgun sequence genomic interval CGTGGTCGGACTCAACCAGATACGCGGCCCAAACGGATTGGGACACCCTCACCTCTTCCACACCGAGCCCACCCTTTCAGGGCAGCGTCAGACTCTTCCGCCGCTGGACCACCCTTTCTAGTCAGGCTAAGCTGCATAGAAAATGGGCGGAAGCGAACAGTCGCTGGGTGGGGCGGAAGGGGGGAACGTGGGTCAAGAAAGAGGCCGCAGAGCATGCTGGAAGTTGTAGTTTTCCCGCTTTTGCCTTTAAGCGCTGTCCGGAGGTGCCACAGGGCTTCTTGACTACAACTCCCAGAACTTCTGGCGTTCCGTGCCTAAGTAGTTTCCTTTACTTTTAGCGCGACCTTCCGCGGTTAGCCAGCGGGTTACTAAACAAGACTACAATTCCCATGAGGCTCGGCAGGGCCAATGCAGAGACTAGGGAAACAATGAGACGTGTTCTTTGTGGCCTTAACGGTGATAAATGGTCGTGTGAGCGGTTGCTTTTCCGACCCATTTAGGGATAGCCCAACGGAGCTTGAAGGAACTCTAGAACACACGTAAACTAAAGTCCGAGGAGGTGGAACGGAAGTACCCGGTGGAAGCGAGGAGGAGCCGGAAGTtaaggcggggaggggcggggggtggagggaaaaGCAAGCCAGGAGGTTCTGCGGCCGCTTCTAGTAGTTTCCAGGCGCTGCCGGGCGGCTGGGACCAGGCAGTCCtgaggctgtggctgtggctgctcGGAAGCTGGTGGCGGCGCGACAGGAAAGCTGATGGCCAAGTGGGGTGAGGGCGACCCACGCTGGATCGTGGAGGAGCGGGCGGACGCCACCAACGTCAACAACTGGCACTGGTGAGGGCCAGCGGGCCAGGCCGCGGGAACGCTACGGCCCGGCCAGGGGTGCGGGTCCCTGGAACCTCGGGCGGAACAAAACTAGAGCCGATACAGCACTGCCCGGAGATGGGGGTGGGTTCTTCCTGTGGCAGGGGTCCGTAGTCCCAGGTCTCTCCACACACCACCACCTGCCTCTGTTTCAGTGTTTAGAGGGCAAGAGGGCGACGTGGAGGGCTGCGCCCAGAGGAGGGGTTTCAGAGATACGAGAACATAACCCCCGTGGCCGATGCATCCAGCCTGAGCAAGGACATGCTTCCCACACGTGGCCGGAGGAGTCCGTGAGACCCAAATCGGCGTGGATTGTGTTGGGAGATCGCTGTGTTAGGCTCGGGGCTAGTGGGCTGGAATTCTTATTTTGCGGCTCACGGGTGAGATTCAGAGTCAGTCGTAGAGAACCACTGCCTCAGTCCAGAGGACAAAGGTTTGGAACGTGTTCGGTGGGTGCTCAAGAGCACAGTGATGCTGAAGATGCCATGGCCTCTCACCCGGAACTATTCATTTGGTTGTGTTGTAACTCCCAGGACTACCCCGGTTGCCGGGCAATCACGGTTTTATAACTTAACCACTTTTAAAAGCTTACTCTCATTTATGAAATGTCCTAAAAGtactatttctttatcttttaactcCACTGAACTTTGTTCCCgttgctttcatttttactttgttgcAGCCCTGTTTGCTGCTGGGTTCTCTGCTAGTTAGTATGTTGGGAGGCAGATagtgatttttcttctctatatttcaaCCTATCTCCTCTCCTTTTAACATACATAGTGCTTTGATCTAATTTGGTTTGAAGCCCTGGATTTAACATTGTTTTCCTAGACGTTTAGAGGACACAGAATGTGTAGGGAATTTATAGCACAGCCTGAATTTGACAGGTCAGAACACTGTGCTAATGAGGTCAAGATTATTGCTTTCTTACTTACTGGACTTGTTAGCTAAATACTGCATTCTAGGGCCCACTCTTAGGCTCCTGACCTCAGCAAGATGGTCACAGTTTTCCATTTGGTCAAACGGGGGCGCCATGTTCAAGTGTCAAATACTGACTTTAGCACCATCATGCTGAGAAAGGAAAgtataatttccatttgatttgtAACCATTCCACACAGCAGTTATCTTTCTTGACAGTATGGGACTCCTTATCTTCCTAAAAGAGGATAAGATGTTTGTGGATGTACGGGAGTGGGACTGGTCTTTTCAGAGTATTTGTCAGGTCTCTTTTAGCCTTGGATTCTCTCGCACAGAGCAAGCAGTGTGTCTTCCATTTGGCTGCTAGTccatagttttatttctgttttgcagGACAGAGAGGGATGCTTCAAACTGGTCCACGGATAAGCTGAAAACGCTGTTCCTGGCAGTGCGGGTGCAAAATGAGGAAGGCAAGTGTGAGGTGACAGAAGTGAATAAGCTTGATGGAGAGGCATCCATTAACAATCGCAAAGGCAAACTTATCTTCTTTTATGAATGGAGCATCAAACTAAACTGGACAGGTAAGTCTGTGCTGGGCCATTAGAACAAAGGCTAACTGCATTTTGGTTGACCTATTAAGGAGCCGGGAGAACAGTTTTGGGAAGGTTAGGAACTCTTCAGGGGACACAGggctctttatttttatagaaatcagTATTGGGTGCCAAAATTTCTCTGCTGCTGTGGGACACTAAATGCATTTCCTCTCTGTGGGCCTCATAAGCTGCCACCAGTGAAGCAGCTGGGCCACTGAATCTTTGGGCCACATGTTAGGACATTTTATGTCAGGTAACGTTTCCTCAGACTAGCTAACTTTTGTCTCTTGGATGATTGACTTAAAGATGGGAAGGGGAGGGTTTTtttggtcttgatttttttttttttttttttttttttactttctccagTGTGAATCTACCAGTTTAGACTACCCTGCTAGCGAAGTTTCTGTGTGACTATAATTTGGGGTGGTTTTATCCTCCAGTTTTTGTGTCCCTTCTGTGGTGGTATTGGCAAAGAATTGGAGCCATGTATGTGCGCTAGCTGGATGGTCCTGACAATTTTAAAAGGCACTAGAGCTAAAGGAATACATGTGTGGGGCAAAGCATACATTAGATTTGTGCCTCGATGAGCATTTTTCAAGTAAATGGTAATAAAGAGAAGAGTAGATCTATCTGtttgtgacttttttaaaaaaaaactatagtagTCTGAAAGGAACCTTGGGTATCATCTTGCCCAGTCCTTTTTTTATAGATTGAGAAACTGAGGTCAGGAGAAGTGAAGATCAATAATCATCTTGTTGGTTCATTTTGAAATACAGTCAGTTCTGCTGTAACGTCACCCGTGTGTTCCTAAAAATCCCCATACTGTGCAAAATTGCTCAACCAAAACCACAGGGCTTATGGGGAGGATAGGGTTAGGGACACGACACAACACCCAAAAACCTTCATTggtgacacatttttaaaatttaggaacATAAAAATTGATAGCACAGTCCACACATGTTATATGGGAAGAAGTACGTAAATAATACAGTAAACATGGTGCTTTACCTTGAAAAAGACCTGAAGTTCACTTGTGAAAGTGGGCATCAGAAGGGTTGCAGCATGTGGGTTGTTGTCGACTGGTGGAAGGAGGGtcagctgaaatcagaagttgtAACACCAGTGTGGGTGGTGTGGCTCATAGCACATGGGGAACTGAGGCTGCTGGCAGATAAATGTTTGagatgtgtgtgttttgtgtattcCTGTGCAGCTCATTTCAGCTGGGTGTggttttgtgtgggtgtgtgttcaCCTAGTGTTTCTCGTGAAAGAAATCCTGTGTTAGCAAATGTGAAATTCATGCTGTGATCAGATTGACCCCTAAGATGTCAGTCACGTCggaataaatttgtattttcaaaacaagCATTCTAGCAGAACTGACTGCATTGATTGTTGACCTAAGTTCTCCCTGGCAGAATTCCTGCCAGTGCCACATCCACACAGCTCTTAGTCCCATACAGTAATATGAGGCAGTTGGCCTCAACAGATCTAATGGGGAAAGACATTTCTTCTAGGGGAGAAGCGGGGAGGGTTGGTTGCGTCTGGCTTTATCTCAGAATAAAGAGGGTCAGTTCAGTAGTTCAAAAGAAgtgcaagcaaaaaaaaaaaaaagtgcaagcaGAAGAGTAGCTAGGACTCTAGAGCAGCCTTTTCCTGCAAAGGGGGAGACTAATGATGTTGCATTGCTTTTGACAGGTACCTCTAAGTCTGGAGTACAGTACAAGGGACATGTGGAGATCCCCAATTTGTCtgatgaaaacagtgtggatgaaGTAGAGGTTTGTGCTTCCTAATTCCTCATCTGAGTCTTCCACATTCTCTATtctcagatgagaaaaatgacttCCCGTTCAAGATTAAAGCCCAGGCCTGGCCCAAGCATTCAGAACCTCAGTTTGTAGATGATTTCCTAGGTCTGTGGTGCCATTGAGAGCTTCTAGCACAGCTTGTGCTTGTTTAATTACTCCACTTTAGCTAGTAACTTGGGTTCTAATGTTAGCCACCTTGGCTTTGGCAGAATGCAAGAAGGAACACTCATGGGGATTGGAAAAATACCCCAACCCTCACACGTTTCCTTTGGAAATGTCAGCAGCTATCTGATTGCTCAGCACCCACATTCCATGTCGTGGGTGCCCCTCAAGTTATTTACCACCTACTTCTGATCTTTCACTCAGATTAGTGTGAGCCTTGCCAAAGATGAGCCTGACACAAATCTCGTGGCCTTAATGAAGGAAGAAGGGGTGAAACTCCTAAGAGAAGCAATGGGAATTTACATCAGCACCCTCAAAACAGGTATCCCTTGAGTAGTTAACGTATGCCTTGAGGAGGTagttccctcccacccccgaccATCAGACTCTGATTAAGGGTCCTGACAGTCCTTTCTTTGCCAGATGGGTAAAAgatttgtgggggagggggcttatTTCACCTCAAAATCAATCTATAAACTCTGAATAAGGGAAAGATATAGAGATGGATTATCTGATATATTGACTGATGAGCACTTGAGATGCAGATAGTCCCAAGTCGAGCTGTGCCATGAGTAGAAAACACAGTGGGTTTTGAAAACTTGGTACCAAAAAAGGAATGTGAAATTACTaatagctttttatattgataCGATAGTTTGGATGTATTGGGTTAAACGTGTTACTAAAACTAATTTCACTTCTCTGTTTTAACACTTTActgtggctactagaaaacttaAGATTCTATTTGAGGCTGTCATTACATTTGTGTTGAACGGTGCAATCTAAAGACTTGGCATCCCTGGACTGCTTGAGCACAGTCCTGGACTATCTTTCACATGCATTCTCCAGGGACACTTAGGGGGTCATTAGGATAGCGGTCAGCTCAGCTCTCCCCTAGAATTCCAGTTCTGCCAGTGTGTTCTGATCTTGGTGTTGGGAGTACATAAAATGACTGTCAAAGGGCACCAGCATACGAGGTGATACCTCTTCTGGTGAGAACGAGTGCTCTGGTGCACTAGGTGTGGCTATTCTACTGAGGTAAGGCAGAGTGGAGAAGGGGGACTAAGTATGCATCTGTGGGTATCTTGCCCTGCTCTTGAATTCCTTGAAAGTGCCACTACATTCTTTGGCTACCATCCATAGGAGACCTCATGTACATTTAACAAGTTGTATTGCTTCTAATGGAGCGAGATTTAGAATCATCCTAGTTAACATTCTGTGTTCTGTAGCATACACTCAGATACCTGTCTGGCATAGTGCAAAGGTAAAGACCTAAAGTAAGtagactctttctttctttgtcattacTTCATTTGGGGGTAAGACGTCCATGTTTGTCAAACTCTAAAGAAGCCCCAAATCTCAGCTACTAGGAAATAACTTCCAGGAgtggggattttattttttcagagttcACGCAGGGCATGATCTTGCCTACAATGAACGGAGAGTCAGTAGACCCAGCCGGGCAGCCAGCACTGAAAACTGAGGAGCGCAAGGTAAATAAGTGGTATTtccatgtgctctttctctgaccctAACCTCCAAGCCACAGCAGCCTGTGATCTGCCCATGGTGCTTTTTACAGGGTCCACGATGTGTAGTTGTTTGTTCCTCTTTAACTGGGTTTTTAATCATTTATAACAAACCCCTAGAGCAAATGGAAGCCAGCAGCGGCTTCAGAGTTTCTCTTGATTGCATTTAACACCGGTTAGGTTGTGAACACAGGATGGTCTTCAGCTATCTATGTTTTCAGTATTCTTTCTAAGTGGGGTGTTGATATTTCGTACTTTGACACTAGAGGGGTCACGAAGGTACCGGGCTTAGATCACGACATTCACCTATTAGGAAATTGATCAATTTCACCACATTTGCAGGGTGAGCAGCTAGTTTTTGTGGAGCTAGAACTTGTACAGTTCAGGCTCAGCACTTGGTTTGCAGCCCTGCTGCCCTTCTGCCAGCACAGTTAAGGAGATTCCCGAGGGGAGGTGGCTGCTTCCAGCTCTTTGAGCGCAGAATTTTTCCTGGAGAATTACACTGAGTGCTTCAGAAATGCCCAGTGGTTTGCCAGGTCCTTTGGTCAGTGGGGTTTCCAGTGAGGATCCGTCCTCCACTGGGAGTGTTGTTTTCGGTGGGAACTGAGAACATTCTGGGAAGGTTCCCCTAATGACTGAAACGTCCATCCAGCCTCCTGGAACAATTAGCACTGGAGGCGAAGAAGTTTGTGAGAATGAGTGACAGGCCTGTCCTGGAAGCCACGTTAATGGAGGCTTCCCACCCTCTAAACCTTTCTCGCTGCCGCTTCCACAGGCTAAGTCTGCTCCTTCAAAAACCCAGGCCAGACCTGTTGGTGTCAAAATCCCCACTTGTAAGATCACCCTTAGAGAAACCTTCCTGACATCACCAGAGGAGCTGTATAGAGTCTTTACCACCCAAGAGGTAAGTATAATCTTGTTTGTCAGGCCTCCGGGCATTTGCTACTCAGGTGACTTGGGATGTTGTAGGCACATCCCCTCTGCATGCAGAGCAGGTACTAAAAAGTGGTGCCTTGAGGATTTCCTCGTACAAGTAGCGACAAAGA includes:
- the AHSA1 gene encoding activator of 90 kDa heat shock protein ATPase homolog 1; the protein is MAKWGEGDPRWIVEERADATNVNNWHWTERDASNWSTDKLKTLFLAVRVQNEEGKCEVTEVNKLDGEASINNRKGKLIFFYEWSIKLNWTGTSKSGVQYKGHVEIPNLSDENSVDEVEISVSLAKDEPDTNLVALMKEEGVKLLREAMGIYISTLKTEFTQGMILPTMNGESVDPAGQPALKTEERKAKSAPSKTQARPVGVKIPTCKITLRETFLTSPEELYRVFTTQELVQAFTHAPAMLEADKGGKFHLVDGNVSGEFTDMVPEKLIVMKWRFKSWPEGHFATITLTFIDKNGETELCMEGRGIPAPEEERTRQGWQRYYFEGIKQTFGYGARLF